The following are encoded together in the Neomonachus schauinslandi chromosome 15, ASM220157v2, whole genome shotgun sequence genome:
- the MYO1C gene encoding unconventional myosin-Ic isoform X4, with amino-acid sequence MESALTARDRVGVQDFVLLENFTSEAAFIENLRRRFRENLIYTYIGPVLVSVNPYRDLQIYSRQHMERYRGVSFYEVPPHLFAVADTVYRALRTERRDQAVMISGESGAGKTEATKRLLQFYAETCPAPERGGAVRDRLLQSNPVLEAFGNAKTLRNDNSSRFGKYMDVQFDFKGAPVGGHILSYLLEKSRVVHQNHGERNFHVFYQLLEGGEEEILRRLGLERNPQSYLYLVKGQCAKVSSINDKSDWKVVRKALTVIDFTEEEVEDLLSIVASVLHLGNIHFAADEESNAQVTTENQLKYLTRLLGVEGSTLREALTHRKIIAKGEELLSPLNLEQAAYARDALAKAVYSRTFTWLVRKINRSLASKDAESPSWRSTTVLGLLDIYGFEVFQHNSFEQFCINYCNEKLQQLFIELTLKSEQEEYEAEGIAWEPVQYFNNKIICDLVEEKFKGIISILDEECLRPGEATDLTFLEKLEDTIKHHPHFLTHKLADQRTRKSLDRGEFRLLHYAGEVTYSVAGFLDKNNDLLFRNLKETMCSSENPIMSQCFDRSELSDKKRPETVATQFKMSLLQLVEILKSKEPAYVRCIKPNDAKQPGRFDEVLIRHQVKYLGLMENLRVRRAGFAYRRKYETFLQRYKSLCPETWPTWAGRPQDGVAVLLRHLGYKAEEYKMGRTKIFIRFPKTLFATEDALEVRRQSLATKIQAAWRGFHWRQKFLRVKRSAICIQSWWRGTLGRRKAAKRKWAAQTIRRLIRGFILRHAPRCPENAFFLDHVRTSFLLNLRRHLPRNVLDTSWPTPPPALREASELLRELCMKNMVWKYCRSISPEWKQQLQQKAVASEIFRGKKDNYPQSVPRLFISTRLGADEISPKVLQALGSEPIQYAVPVVKYDRKGYKARSRQLLLTPSAVVIVEDAKVKQRIDYANLTGISVSSLSDSLFVLHVQREDNKQKGDVVLQSDHVIETLTKTALSADRVNNININQGSITFAGGPGRDGIIDFTPGSELLITKAKNGHLAVVAPRLNSR; translated from the exons ATGGAGAGTGCCCTGACCGCCCGGGACCGGGTGGGGGTACAGGATTTCGTGCTTCTGGAGAACTTCACCAGTGAGGCAGCCTTCATCGAGAACCTGCGGCGACGGTTCCGGGAGAACCTCATTTAT accTATATTGGCCCCGTCCTGGTCTCTGTCAACCCCTACCGGGACCTGCAGATCTACAGCCGGCAGCACATGGAGCGTTACCGGGGTGTCAGCTTCTATGAGGTGCCACCCCACCT GTTTGCGGTGGCCGACACGGTGTACCGGGCACTGCGCACAGAGCGCCGGGATCAGGCCGTGATGATCTCTGGGGAGAGCGGGGCGGGCAAGACAGAGGCCACCAAGCGGCTGCTACAGTTCTATGCTGAGACCTGCCCAGCCCCGGAGCGGGGGGGTGCTGTGCGTGACCGGCTGCTGCAGAGCAACCCTGTGCTGGAG GCCTTCGGAAATGCCAAGACCCTCCGGAATGATAACTCCAGCAGGTTTGGGAAGTACATGGATGTGCAGTTTGACTTCAAG GGTGCGCCTGTGGGCGGGCACATCCTCAGTTACCTCCTGGAGAAGTCCCGGGTGGTGCACCAGAACCACGGGGAGAGGAACTTCCACGTCTTCTACCAGCTGCTGGAAGGCGGCGAGGAGGAGATACTGCGCAGGCTGGGCTTGGAACGGAACCCCCAGAGCTACCTGTACCTGGTGAAG ggCCAGTGTGCCAAAGTCTCCTCCATCAACGACAAGAGTGACTGGAAGGTGGTCAGGAAGGCCCTGACAGTCATCGACTTCACTGAGGAGGAAGTCGAG GACCTGCTCAGTATCGTGGCCAGCGTCCTGCACCTGGGCAACATCCACTTTGCTGCCGACGAGGAGAGCAATGCCCAGGTCACCACCGAGAACCAGCTCAAGTATCTGACCAGG CTGCTCGGAGTGGAAGGCTCAACGTTGCGGGAGGCCCTGACACACAGGAAGATTATTGCCAAGGGAGAAGAG CTCCTGAGCCCGCTGAACCTAGAACAGGCTGCGTACGCGCGAGATGCTCTCGCCAAGGCTGTGTACAGTCGCACTTTTACCTGGCTGGTCAGGAAGATCAACAGGTCGCTGGCCTCCAAG GATGCTGAGAGCCCCAGTTGGCGGAGTACCACAGTCCTCGGGCTCCTGGACATTTATGGCTTTGAAGTGTTTCAGCACAACAG CTTTGAGCAGTTCTGCATCAATTACTGCAATGAGAAGCTGCAGCAGCTCTTCATCGAGCTCACCCTCAAGTCGGAACAGGAGGAGTATGAGGCAGAGGGCATCGCG TGGGAGCCTGTCCAGTATTTCAACAATAAGATCATCTGTGACCTGGTGGAGGAGAAGTTCAAGGGCATCATCTCCATTTTG GATGAGGAATGTCTGCGCCCTGGGGAGGCCACGGATCTGACCTTCCTGGAGAAGTTGGAGGACACGATCAAGCACCATCCGCACTTCCTGAC GCACAAGCTGGCTGACCAGCGGACCAGGAAATCTCTGGACCGTGGGGAGTTCCGCCTCCTGCACTATGCTGGAGAGGTGACCTACAGTGTGGCCG gGTTTCTGGATAAAAACAATGACCTTCTCTTCCGgaacctgaaggag ACCATGTGCAGCTCCGAAAATCCCATCATGAGCCAGTGCTTTGACCGGAGTGAGCTCAGCGACAAGAAGCGGCCGGAGACG GTTGCCACCCAGTTCAAGATGAGCCTCCTGCAGCTGGTGGAGATCCTCAAGTCCAAGGAGCCCGCCTATGTCCGCTGCATCAAGCCCAATGATGCCAAACAGCCCG GCCGCTTTGATGAAGTGCTGATTCGGCACCAGGTGAAGTACCTGGGGTTGATGGAGAACCTGCGCGTGCGCAGAGCGGGCTTTGCCTATCGCCGCAAATATGAAACTTTCCTGCAAAG ATACAAGTCACTGTGCCCAGAGACGTGGCCCACATGGGCAGGACGGCCCCAGGACGGGGTGGCTGTGCTGCTCAGGCACCTGGGCTACAAGGCAGAAGAGTACAAGATGGGCAG GACCAAGATCTTCATCCGCTTCCCCAAGACCCTGTTTGCCACAGAGGACGCCCTGGAGGTCCGTCGGCAGAGCCTCG CCACGAAGATCCAGGCCGCCTGGAGGGGCTTTCACTGGCGGCAGAAATTCCTGCGGGTGAAGCGATcag CCATCTGCATCCAGTCCTGGTGGCGGGGAACGCTGGGCCGGAGGAAGGCAGCCAAGAGAAAGTGGGCCGCGCAGACCATCCGGCG gctcatCCGCGGATTCATCCTGCGCCACGCACCCCGTTGCCCTGAGAACGCCTTCTTCCTGGACCACGTGCGCACCTCTTTTTTGCTCAACCTGCGGCGGCATCTGCCCCGGAATGTCTTGGACACTTCCTGGCCCACACCACCGCCTGCGCTGCGTGAG GCCTCAGAGCTTCTCCGGGAGCTGTGCATGAAGAACATGGTGTGGAAGTACTGCAGGAGTATCAGCCCCGAGTGGAAGCAGCAG CTGCAGCAAAAAGCCGTGGCTAGTGAGATCTTCAGGGGCAAGAAAGACAATTACCCCCAGAGTGTCCCCAGGCTCTTCATCAGCACACGGCTTG GTGCAGACGAGATCAGCCCCAAAGTGCTGCAGGCCCTCGGCTCTGAGCCCATCCAG TATGCCGTGCCCGTAGTGAAATACGACCGCAAGGGCTACAAAGCCCGCTCCCGGCAGCTGCTGCTGACCCCCAGCGCCGTGGTCATCGTAGAGGACGCCAAAGTCAAGCAGAGGATCGACTACGCCAACCTGACCG gGATCTCTGTCAGCAGCCTGAGCGACAGTCTCTTCGTGCTGCACGTGCAGCGGGAGGACAACAAGCAGAAG GGGGATGTGGTGCTGCAGAGTGACCATGTGATTGAGACACTGACCAAGACTGCCCTCAGCGCTGACCGCGTGAACAACATCAACATCAACCAGGGCAG CATCACGTTTGCAGGGGGCCCCGGCAGGGATGGCATTATCGACTTCACACCTGGCTCAGAACTGCTCATCACCAAGGCCAAGAACGGGCACCTGGCTGTG GTGGCCCCACGGCTGAACTCTCGGTGA